Within the Thermosynechococcaceae cyanobacterium Okahandja genome, the region CAGTCTTCGGAGCACAGGCCACTCTGGGCATTGAGGAGGTAGTGCAGCCGCACCCGGTTTCCCCAATAGTGATGCCGCACCCGATAGGCCGCCGCCAGTTGCGCCAACAGTTCCGTATCCGGCGCTTGCAGTACGGCTCGCGCTTGCTCGCGGCTGAGGAGGCTATCCGCCAAGGCCAGATCCGCCATGGCCTGCCAAGAATCGGTAACGGCTACAGTTGGTGTCATAGGTCTGTTCTAGCTCCGTAGGGTGACGGCGTATTTGTCCACTAAGCTGTCGCGCAGTTTTTGGTGGAGTTCATTCACTTCTGCGTCGGTGAGGGTGCGATCTGGGGCGCGGTAGGTCAAGCGAAAGGCCAAGCTGCGCTGCCCCTCAGGTACCCCCACGCCACTGTACTCATCAAATAGTTCCACGGCCTCTAAAAGGGACGAACGTCCCCCTGCCGCTTTCCAGAGGGTACGGCTGAGTTCACCAACCGTCAGCTCCCTAGGGGCAAAAAGGGCGAGGTCGCGATCGCTGGCGGGGTAGGTAGAGAAGGGCCGGAAGCGTTCCTGACCAAAGCGCTCCACGAGGGGGGCTAACAGCACCTCTAGATCCAATTCAAAGACATAGACCGCCTCCGGTAACTCTAGGGTTGCCGCAAACTGAGGATGCAACTGGCCAAAGATGCCGAGGTGTTCACCATTGAGGGAGAGTGTGGCCGTGCGCCCGGGGTGTAGCCGTTCATCGCGGCGATCGCTCTGGTACTCCACCGTCAGGCCAAAGCGCTGAAACACACTTTCGAGAATGCCCTTGGCTTCAAACCAACCGAGGGGTTGGGGCTGTTGAGAGCGACGCACCCACTTGCCCTGCCACGGGTCGCCACCGATAATGCCCCCTAAGCGATCCGCCTCCCAGAGACCCTCTTCCCCTTGACCAAAGACACGCCCCACTTCAAAGCCATTCAGGGGCGGATTCCCCTGCTCTTGGTTATAGCGAAAGGCCTGCACGAGTCCGGTGATTAAATCCGACCGAAGGCAGGAAAACTCGGCCACTAACGGATTCACCACCGTCACTTGGTGGGGGTGGCTAGCCTTGACCCAAGAATAGTGCATCAATTCAGTTAAGCCCGCACCGCGAAAGGCCGCGCGAACTTCTCGCAGCAGCAGCAGATGCAGCGGCAGTGCCCCCAACTCCGCTTGGGCGGGCAGGGTTTCCTCGAAGCGATCGTAGCCGTACAGGCGCGCTACTTCTTCAATGAGATCCACTTCCCGCTCAATATCGCGAAAGCGGTAAGGCGGCACCGTCACCGACCATACGATGTTATCTTCGGTGTCTGCCTCCATGGCAGGCTGCCGCGTTAGCGTAAACCCGAGGGCGCTCAGCAGGGTTTCTACCGTCTCGGCACTCAGGTATTGCGGCTCCGGCTCATCGTCAAGGTACTCCGGCTCCGCCGTGGGCACAACAGTACCCAGCAGACGGTGCACCTGCTCAAGACGCAGCGTCAGGGTGCGCTCAAGGGGAGGACGCTGATCCACTAGGGTGGTGAAGCTGAGGCGGCCATGGGCAAGCTCCTCCAACAGGGCGATCGCCTCGTTACTCGCGGCTTCTAGTTCGGCTGGGTTAACCCCCCGTTCGTAGCGGGCAGAGGCCTCCGTGCGCAGCCCTTGGGCACGGGCTGATTTCCGAATCACCGGACTACTAAAGAGAGCCGCTTCCAGCAGGATGTGCTGTGTACCGGCATGAACTTCGGTGGCTTCCCCCCCCATGACCCCTGCGAGGGCAACGGGGACTTCTCCCGCCGTAATCACCAGATTCTCCGGTGTCAGGTTACGGGACTGGCCATCGAGGGTTTGCAGGGTTTCCCCCGCTGCGGCGAAGCGCACACCAATGGTCGTGCTTTGGCCAACCGCTTGCAGCCGTTCCCAATCGAAGGCATGGAGAGGCTGCCCCCACTTCAGCAAAATGTAGTTGGTAATATCCACCACGTTATTAATGGGACGTAGGCCAGCGGCCTCTAGGCGTTGCTGCAACCACGGTGGCGAGGGCGCAACTTGAACCTCCTTGATGAGGGCACCGCGATAGGCGGGGCAGGCCAGCGCATCTGCAACCTGAATACTAAAGGCCGGTTTACGACGAGATGGTTTTGCACCGGACGCAGCAGGAGTGGGCAGGGTCAGAGGGGCACCGGTGAGGGCGGCCACTTCACGGGCAATGCCAACCATACTGAGGGCATCGGCGCGGTTGGCGGTGGAGGTGAGGTGCAAAATGACATCGTCTAGTCCCAGCAGAGGGCGCACATCCGTGCCAACGGTGACGGGGTCGGTGAACGTATGAATCCCTTCCGAGTCTTTCGCCAGTCCTAACTCGGTCAAGGAGCAGATCATTCCTTGGGACAACACGCCGCGAAGTTTAGCCGGACGGATTTTGAGGTCAATTTTAGCGAGGTAGGCACCCGGGCGAGCCACGGGGACGTACAGCCCGGCGGCGGCGTTGGGGGCACCACATACAATCGTACTGGGTTCGTCTTCCCCCACATCCACTTGGCAGACCCGTAGCTTTTGGGCATTGGGGTGAGGGTCGCACTGCAAAATGTAGCCGACGACAACCCCCTCGGCCCACGTGCGCCGATCTTCAATCTCTTCCACTTCAAACCCCGCCATGGTGAGGCGATCGCCAAGGGTGGTGGCATCCAAGTCTGTTGAAACTAGTTCCCGTAACCAACGAAGGGAAACGCGCATGGAATCCTCAAAAAATGTCGCCAATTGCCATGATCCAGCCTAACGGTCAGGGGCAACCTCACACAAGCACTTAGCCCCACCTTAGCCGCCCCTACCCCGTGAGCGCCCCCAGCCTTAACTGTATCACCGCCTCCGGACTCATTGAGAGGCTCTTTAGCCCCAACTCCACTAACCATGGTAGCCAAGCGTCGTAGCGGACGGGGGCATCACTGCACAAACTGCACCCCAACTGTAGGGTATTGGCCTGCTGAATGAGTTGGGCGATCGCCCCCTTAACGGCCGGGTGATCTTCGTTCAACTCTGGCAGCACCCCTTCAGCATCAATCCCGAGCAGCAGGTGGGTAAGGTCATTGGTGCCAATGGTAATACCGTTAATGCCAAGGGCAG harbors:
- the pheT gene encoding phenylalanine--tRNA ligase subunit beta; protein product: MRVSLRWLRELVSTDLDATTLGDRLTMAGFEVEEIEDRRTWAEGVVVGYILQCDPHPNAQKLRVCQVDVGEDEPSTIVCGAPNAAAGLYVPVARPGAYLAKIDLKIRPAKLRGVLSQGMICSLTELGLAKDSEGIHTFTDPVTVGTDVRPLLGLDDVILHLTSTANRADALSMVGIAREVAALTGAPLTLPTPAASGAKPSRRKPAFSIQVADALACPAYRGALIKEVQVAPSPPWLQQRLEAAGLRPINNVVDITNYILLKWGQPLHAFDWERLQAVGQSTTIGVRFAAAGETLQTLDGQSRNLTPENLVITAGEVPVALAGVMGGEATEVHAGTQHILLEAALFSSPVIRKSARAQGLRTEASARYERGVNPAELEAASNEAIALLEELAHGRLSFTTLVDQRPPLERTLTLRLEQVHRLLGTVVPTAEPEYLDDEPEPQYLSAETVETLLSALGFTLTRQPAMEADTEDNIVWSVTVPPYRFRDIEREVDLIEEVARLYGYDRFEETLPAQAELGALPLHLLLLREVRAAFRGAGLTELMHYSWVKASHPHQVTVVNPLVAEFSCLRSDLITGLVQAFRYNQEQGNPPLNGFEVGRVFGQGEEGLWEADRLGGIIGGDPWQGKWVRRSQQPQPLGWFEAKGILESVFQRFGLTVEYQSDRRDERLHPGRTATLSLNGEHLGIFGQLHPQFAATLELPEAVYVFELDLEVLLAPLVERFGQERFRPFSTYPASDRDLALFAPRELTVGELSRTLWKAAGGRSSLLEAVELFDEYSGVGVPEGQRSLAFRLTYRAPDRTLTDAEVNELHQKLRDSLVDKYAVTLRS